A section of the Desulfovibrio sp. X2 genome encodes:
- a CDS encoding glucan biosynthesis protein: protein MSAHTLSRRGLALAAAAVLTAVCVLSATTRAHASGHAFSFDMVKAQAKALATKPYTPDSSPLPDFFKNMKYPAYYEIKSNLDNLLWRNERLPFALGFFHRGYLFPRKVAINVVQNGKYEEIPFSEDHFDYRKSQYPGGRLPKDMGYAGFVIYHAYEEGGRYKECMVFLGASYFRVKGEDQEYGVSARGLAIDTVEPQGEEFPVFREFWVEKPASDAKKLVIYALMDSQSVTGAYRFVLIPGLRPQVDVQSEVFVRKDIHKLGVAPLTSMYWYGENTGRFPKDPRYVDDFRPEVHDSDGLLMHTGAGEWIFRPLINPKRILGNAFSDNNPRGFGLMQRDHDFSHYQDLEALYHIRPSAWVEPGGGWGRGHVELVQIPTDAERYDNIVSYWVSDTPARKGDILHYDYSVTFAHDQIPGVPPAGRAINTFQMRGGMCGSDPCPDAVPGSHMFGIDFSGGILGDLPTKAPVKPDIWVSAGRIIKPVAIPNPYDHGWRVYFEVAPPEGDPRPIEMRVFLKRGDDILTETWSYVWMRD from the coding sequence ATGTCCGCGCATACTCTTTCGCGCCGCGGCCTGGCCCTCGCGGCCGCGGCCGTGCTCACGGCCGTCTGCGTCCTGTCCGCGACGACCAGGGCCCACGCCTCGGGCCATGCCTTCTCCTTCGACATGGTCAAGGCGCAGGCCAAGGCCCTGGCGACGAAGCCCTATACCCCGGACAGCTCGCCCCTGCCGGACTTCTTCAAGAACATGAAGTACCCGGCCTACTACGAGATCAAGTCCAACCTGGACAACCTGCTGTGGCGCAACGAGCGGCTGCCCTTCGCGCTCGGCTTCTTCCACCGCGGCTACCTCTTCCCGCGCAAGGTCGCGATCAATGTCGTGCAGAACGGGAAGTACGAGGAGATCCCCTTCTCCGAGGACCATTTCGACTACCGCAAGAGCCAGTACCCGGGCGGCAGGCTGCCCAAGGACATGGGCTACGCCGGATTCGTCATCTACCACGCCTACGAGGAGGGCGGCCGATACAAGGAATGCATGGTCTTCCTGGGCGCCAGCTACTTCCGCGTCAAGGGCGAGGACCAGGAGTACGGCGTCTCCGCGCGCGGCCTGGCCATCGACACCGTGGAGCCGCAGGGCGAGGAGTTCCCGGTCTTCCGCGAGTTCTGGGTGGAGAAGCCCGCCTCGGACGCGAAGAAGCTCGTCATCTACGCGCTCATGGACAGCCAGAGCGTGACCGGCGCGTACCGCTTCGTGCTCATCCCGGGGCTTCGGCCGCAGGTGGACGTGCAGAGCGAGGTCTTCGTGCGCAAGGACATCCACAAGCTCGGCGTGGCCCCGCTGACCAGCATGTACTGGTACGGCGAGAACACCGGCCGCTTCCCCAAGGACCCGCGCTACGTGGACGACTTCCGCCCCGAGGTCCACGACTCCGACGGCCTGCTCATGCACACCGGCGCGGGCGAGTGGATCTTCCGCCCGCTCATCAACCCCAAGCGCATCCTGGGCAACGCCTTCTCGGACAACAACCCGCGCGGCTTCGGGCTCATGCAGCGCGACCACGACTTCTCCCACTACCAGGACCTGGAGGCGCTCTACCACATCCGGCCGAGCGCCTGGGTGGAGCCGGGCGGCGGCTGGGGCCGGGGCCACGTCGAACTCGTGCAGATCCCCACGGACGCCGAGCGCTACGACAACATCGTCTCCTACTGGGTCTCGGACACCCCGGCGCGCAAGGGCGACATCCTGCACTACGACTATTCCGTGACCTTCGCCCACGACCAGATCCCCGGCGTGCCCCCGGCCGGGCGGGCGATCAACACCTTCCAGATGCGCGGCGGCATGTGCGGCTCCGATCCCTGCCCGGACGCGGTGCCCGGCTCGCACATGTTCGGCATCGACTTCTCCGGCGGCATCCTCGGCGACCTGCCGACCAAGGCGCCGGTGAAGCCCGACATCTGGGTCTCGGCGGGCAGGATCATCAAGCCCGTGGCCATTCCGAACCCCTACGACCACGGCTGGCGCGTCTACTTCGAGGTCGCGCCGCCCGAGGGCGACCCGAGGCCCATCGAGATGCGGGTCTTCCTCAAGCGCGGCGACGACATCCTGACCGAGACCTGGTCCTACGTCTGGATGCGCGACTGA
- the tsaA gene encoding tRNA (N6-threonylcarbamoyladenosine(37)-N6)-methyltransferase TrmO — protein sequence MQFAYRPIGHVRSPHQNPEGSPIQPAGARGVAGRIEILPEFAAGLADLAGFSHVIVLYHFHRSEGFSLSVTPFLDGEPRGLFATRAPKRPNPIGISVLRLEKVEGNVLHLVDVDILDGTPVLDVKPYVPAFDTPEGEVRTGWIGERGARQVENARSDDRFSRE from the coding sequence ATGCAGTTCGCCTATCGTCCCATCGGCCATGTCCGCTCGCCGCACCAAAACCCCGAGGGCTCGCCCATCCAGCCCGCCGGAGCGCGCGGCGTGGCCGGGCGCATCGAGATCCTGCCCGAGTTCGCGGCAGGCCTCGCGGACCTTGCGGGCTTCTCCCACGTGATCGTGCTCTACCATTTCCACAGGAGCGAGGGCTTCTCCCTCAGCGTGACGCCCTTCCTGGACGGCGAGCCGCGCGGCCTGTTCGCCACGCGCGCGCCCAAGAGGCCCAATCCCATAGGCATCTCGGTGCTGCGCCTGGAGAAGGTGGAGGGCAACGTGCTGCATCTCGTGGACGTGGACATCCTCGACGGCACGCCCGTGCTCGACGTGAAGCCCTACGTGCCCGCCTTCGACACGCCCGAGGGCGAGGTGCGCACCGGCTGGATCGGCGAGCGCGGGGCCAGGCAGGTCGAAAACGCCCGCTCGGACGACCGCTTCTCGCGGGAGTGA
- a CDS encoding thioesterase family protein, whose protein sequence is MTTPRDDFPRPDTWLTMHVSYGETDCAGVVYYGEYLHWFEKARGLLIRDHGMSYSEVEQRGVLLPVRRAEVRYVRPARYDEEVAVRCGISAWGRASMTFAYQVWGPPERSVLLATGETEHAAVGPDWKPLRIPDWLRSLFSA, encoded by the coding sequence ATGACGACACCCCGCGACGACTTCCCCCGGCCCGATACCTGGCTCACCATGCACGTCTCCTACGGCGAGACCGACTGCGCGGGTGTGGTCTATTACGGCGAGTATCTGCACTGGTTCGAGAAGGCCCGCGGCCTCCTCATCCGAGACCACGGCATGAGCTATTCCGAGGTCGAGCAGCGGGGCGTGCTCCTGCCCGTCAGACGCGCCGAGGTGCGCTACGTCCGCCCCGCGCGCTACGACGAAGAGGTCGCGGTACGTTGCGGCATCTCGGCCTGGGGCCGCGCCAGCATGACCTTCGCCTACCAGGTCTGGGGACCGCCCGAGCGCTCCGTGCTGCTCGCCACCGGCGAGACCGAGCACGCCGCGGTGGGGCCGGACTGGAAGCCCCTGCGCATCCCCGACTGGCTGCGCAGCCTCTTCTCCGCCTGA
- a CDS encoding HD-GYP domain-containing protein — protein MLKKIHIDDLEIGMFVEKYGSGTFREPFSFPNQEITSVEQIESLRVSGATEVFINPEKGACVVVEAEAGKPSTFVAVAPRVAFADEIPVAAKVYTQALKQARQMMVAVRRDGNLGDVAAAEDVVGEVAQSIARNESAAVCLAKLRGRDEYLLRHSVNVCVLAMVYGRHLGLDEAAVLQLGMAGLCHDAGKARLPENIVNKPGELTLWERKVVHSHAVESFRLLQGHPGVAPEVLRAVLEHHERFDGTGYPRGLLGGEMHLYSRILSISDVFDAMTSDRPQAKAKPAAEAFRLMYSRRNKDFEDRCIEHFIKALGIFPVGSFVRLSNGHYAVVSEVNSDFPLKPSVKVVLDAKLRPRRAEVVDLSVTPTSELHERLEIVECLDPRTYKIDVLRLLS, from the coding sequence ATGCTCAAGAAGATCCACATCGACGATCTCGAGATCGGGATGTTCGTCGAGAAATACGGCTCCGGCACGTTCCGCGAGCCCTTCTCCTTTCCCAACCAGGAGATCACCTCCGTGGAGCAGATCGAGTCGCTGCGCGTCAGCGGCGCCACGGAAGTCTTCATCAATCCGGAGAAGGGGGCCTGCGTGGTGGTGGAGGCCGAGGCGGGCAAGCCGAGCACCTTCGTCGCCGTCGCGCCCAGGGTCGCCTTCGCCGACGAGATTCCCGTGGCCGCCAAGGTCTACACGCAGGCGTTGAAGCAGGCTCGTCAGATGATGGTCGCCGTGCGCCGCGACGGCAACCTCGGCGACGTGGCCGCCGCCGAGGACGTGGTGGGCGAGGTTGCGCAGAGCATCGCGCGCAACGAGTCCGCCGCCGTCTGTCTGGCCAAGCTGCGCGGACGCGACGAATACCTCCTGAGGCACTCGGTCAACGTCTGCGTGCTGGCCATGGTCTACGGCCGCCATCTCGGCCTCGACGAGGCGGCCGTGCTCCAACTCGGCATGGCCGGGCTCTGCCACGACGCGGGCAAGGCCAGGCTGCCCGAGAACATCGTCAACAAGCCCGGCGAGCTGACGCTGTGGGAGCGCAAGGTCGTGCACAGCCACGCCGTGGAGAGCTTCCGCCTGCTGCAGGGCCACCCGGGCGTGGCGCCCGAGGTCCTGCGCGCCGTGCTCGAGCACCACGAGCGCTTCGACGGCACGGGCTATCCCCGCGGCCTGCTCGGCGGCGAGATGCACCTCTACTCGCGCATCCTCTCCATCAGCGACGTCTTCGACGCCATGACCTCGGACAGGCCCCAGGCCAAGGCCAAGCCCGCGGCCGAGGCCTTCCGCCTGATGTATTCCCGGCGCAACAAGGATTTCGAGGATCGCTGCATCGAGCACTTCATCAAGGCGCTCGGCATTTTTCCTGTGGGCAGCTTCGTGCGCCTGAGCAACGGGCACTACGCCGTGGTCAGCGAGGTCAACTCCGACTTTCCGCTCAAGCCCTCGGTCAAGGTCGTGCTGGACGCCAAGCTCAGGCCCCGCCGCGCCGAGGTCGTGGACCTGTCCGTCACGCCGACCTCGGAGCTGCACGAGCGGCTCGAGATCGTGGAGTGCCTGGACCCGCGCACCTACAAGATAGACGTGCTCCGCCTCCTGAGCTGA
- a CDS encoding S24 family peptidase produces the protein MTQNTFEEFFRRVQEAAGVASQLELASLLGVNRSAVTQAKRRGVVPRSWADRIGRAFGLDAEWLESGRGDPRGGCRSEDFAEVPKVRARLCAGGGSFETGAEIEDYYAFRREWLARKGSAVHMVLMDIFGNSMEPEIKEGDTALIDQSQKDVLAGGIYAVGLEDTVMVKRLEKRPGALVLVSDNRDYAPVVLQGEEISQARIIGKVVWIGREYR, from the coding sequence GTGACCCAGAATACGTTCGAGGAGTTTTTCAGGCGAGTGCAGGAAGCGGCGGGCGTCGCCTCGCAGCTCGAGCTCGCCTCCCTGCTCGGGGTCAACCGTTCCGCCGTGACCCAGGCCAAGCGGCGCGGGGTCGTGCCGCGCAGCTGGGCCGACAGGATCGGCCGGGCCTTCGGCCTGGACGCCGAGTGGCTCGAGAGCGGGCGGGGCGACCCCCGCGGCGGCTGCCGCAGCGAGGATTTCGCCGAGGTGCCCAAGGTCCGCGCCAGGCTGTGCGCCGGGGGCGGCTCCTTCGAGACCGGCGCCGAGATCGAGGACTACTACGCGTTTCGCCGCGAGTGGCTGGCCCGCAAGGGCAGCGCCGTGCACATGGTGCTCATGGACATCTTCGGCAACTCCATGGAGCCGGAGATCAAGGAGGGCGACACGGCCCTTATCGACCAGTCGCAGAAGGACGTCCTGGCCGGCGGCATCTACGCCGTGGGGCTCGAGGACACGGTCATGGTCAAGCGCCTGGAGAAGCGCCCCGGCGCCCTGGTGCTGGTCAGCGACAACCGGGACTACGCTCCGGTGGTGCTCCAGGGGGAGGAGATCTCCCAGGCCCGCATCATCGGCAAGGTCGTCTGGATAGGCCGGGAGTACCGCTAG
- a CDS encoding amidohydrolase family protein yields the protein MRIDIHTHAFHPKVAHKVVEQLEGHYGISPVGTGTMDDLLARVRRAKFDKVVVFSAATDPSQVIPANSWAIELQKEHPEVVAFGTMHPGFVDMDKEFARLERGGIRGLKFHPDFQGFFLDDPRFLRVMEAARGRFAVIFHVGDKLPPEQNPSCPFKMARLLDRFPETTMIAAHMGGFMHWKWALDQLVGRDVYFDTSSTLDFIPDDLLFEIFERHPRERILFGSDYPLFDPGEEAKKLKARLRLSDDELEEILGAGARLLGLE from the coding sequence ATGCGCATCGATATCCACACGCACGCCTTTCATCCCAAGGTCGCCCACAAGGTCGTCGAACAGCTCGAGGGCCATTACGGCATCAGCCCCGTGGGCACCGGCACCATGGACGACCTGCTGGCCAGGGTGCGCCGCGCGAAGTTCGACAAGGTCGTCGTCTTCAGCGCCGCCACCGACCCCTCCCAGGTCATCCCGGCCAACAGCTGGGCCATCGAGCTGCAGAAGGAGCACCCGGAGGTCGTGGCCTTCGGGACCATGCATCCGGGCTTCGTGGACATGGACAAGGAGTTCGCGCGGCTCGAGCGCGGCGGCATCCGGGGGCTCAAGTTCCACCCGGACTTCCAGGGATTCTTCCTCGACGATCCGCGCTTCCTGCGGGTCATGGAGGCGGCCAGGGGACGCTTCGCGGTCATCTTCCACGTGGGGGACAAGCTGCCGCCGGAGCAGAACCCCTCCTGCCCCTTCAAGATGGCCCGCCTCCTAGACCGCTTCCCCGAGACCACGATGATCGCCGCGCACATGGGCGGGTTCATGCACTGGAAGTGGGCCCTGGACCAGCTCGTGGGCCGCGACGTCTATTTCGACACCTCCTCGACCCTGGACTTCATCCCGGACGACCTCCTCTTCGAGATCTTCGAGCGCCACCCGCGCGAGCGCATCCTCTTCGGGTCGGACTACCCCCTCTTCGATCCCGGCGAGGAGGCGAAGAAGCTCAAGGCGCGCCTGCGCCTCTCCGACGACGAGCTCGAAGAGATCCTGGGCGCCGGGGCGAGGCTCCTGGGCCTGGAGTAG
- a CDS encoding FMN-dependent NADH-azoreductase, with amino-acid sequence MSRVLYLKASPRARSHSVAVADAFVEAYKAAHPSDEVVVRDLFRIELPPFDGATLQGKYNLMHGRPYSEEEEKAWTTVTGIIEDFASFGKYVLAVPMWNFMIPYRLKQFIDIICQPTLTFLSKPDGSYEGLLKGKRCYVSYARGGVYPPDSPADNLNFQARYLEFILGFMGITDVRTTAVEGTLAGPEVAQANHASALEKARTLAATF; translated from the coding sequence ATGTCCCGCGTTCTCTACCTCAAGGCTTCTCCCCGCGCCCGTTCCCACTCCGTGGCCGTGGCCGACGCCTTCGTCGAGGCCTACAAGGCCGCCCACCCCTCCGACGAGGTGGTCGTCCGCGACCTCTTTCGCATCGAGCTGCCGCCCTTCGACGGCGCGACCCTTCAGGGCAAGTACAACCTCATGCACGGCCGACCGTATTCCGAGGAGGAAGAGAAGGCCTGGACCACGGTCACCGGCATCATCGAGGACTTCGCCTCTTTCGGGAAGTACGTCCTGGCCGTGCCCATGTGGAACTTCATGATCCCCTACAGGCTCAAGCAGTTCATCGACATCATCTGCCAGCCGACGCTGACCTTCCTGTCCAAGCCCGACGGGAGCTACGAAGGGCTCCTCAAAGGCAAGCGCTGCTACGTCAGCTATGCGCGCGGCGGCGTCTATCCGCCCGATTCTCCTGCCGACAACCTCAATTTCCAGGCCCGCTATCTCGAGTTCATTCTCGGCTTCATGGGCATCACCGACGTGCGCACCACCGCGGTGGAAGGCACGCTCGCGGGGCCGGAGGTGGCCCAGGCCAACCATGCGTCGGCGCTCGAAAAGGCCCGCACGCTGGCCGCCACCTTCTGA
- a CDS encoding FAD-binding and (Fe-S)-binding domain-containing protein — translation MPHKGPHISIPLERLVPRVLGIKAPEFSAWPEGVREAATNLAAEMFLVRYNPFIDPELVRTSVMDSLAKARPTLGGHFERVDEGVRAYWRVFDADQSFRENVLPRLRAALPAETVVTDPSSLIACATDATDLRMELPMLMLTPETVEQVQTIVRLASETGLALIPRGGGTGATGGAIPAAPRTAILSLSKLKAIRDIDEENQTLTAEAGVITLTAIKAAEERGMLFTVDPASKAGSSIGGNISENSGGPFCFEYGVTLDNILSYRMVMPDGELVTVRRVNHPRHKIMPGETAVFEIVDESGVVKESVSLGCGDIRGTGLGKDVSNKYLGGLPGVQKEGVDGVIVEGTFTLHPRPSLSRTLCLEFFGRSMHPAMVVIKDIIALRDRIREQGDLVKISALEEFGSKYVQAINYAKKSSQYEGEPISVLLVQLDSDDQAALDAAAEEIMEIVGRQDGADVFAAQGEKEAEVFWEDRHKLSAIARRTSGFKINEDIVIPTDVIPEFSDFLEGLNIHYMGVAYRKALKKVTDLASVDPSDPFIEQEFGFVKDVLRGAVPREELSDQELEVQATYFFHDLRSRYAGEREALERILAEMLATRVVAANHMHAGDGNCHVNFPVNSNDQEMLALVHEAVDKVFDKVMALGGAVSGEHGIGITKIGHLEDEKIAALRAYKARVDPRGIINPGKLVSRALTVEPYTFSFNRLIQDLSTTALPDKERLITLLSNIQTCTRCGKCKQVCAMYHPRAGFMFHPRNKNISLGALIEAVYYSLLHTGKPDKRLLASLRRIVEHCTACGRCFGVCPVKIDSSHVALHMRAFLEEKQAGGHPLKSRVLHFLAEEPEKRVPLAAKAASLGQKLNNMGVGLIPLPWRKRFQSPMLRGPGPVPGSASLSEAVRLADAFIIAPQEIEDARDVPETALYFPGCGAGLFYREIGLAVIYLLLRQGVSVVLPDRHLCCGYPLLSQGLEEDYLNNYGNNVARLRMVLEKAARKGFKPTTVLTSCGTCRESLSRWGIEATFGPKARHLDAVQFLAGRLKGLVGAPEKIVYHAACHAEWTGQNASKAPEAYRKALASLTGSQVALSPGCCGESGLGALTSPAIYNKLRSRKEEQLDQDLARAGDEAPLIVGCPSCKIGIKRCLIEMGRTQAAGREREVLHAVELLARLAGGPAWKDEFLRALAASPGHDGLRLVPGLAQTI, via the coding sequence ATGCCCCATAAAGGCCCCCATATCTCCATCCCCCTGGAACGCCTGGTGCCCCGCGTGCTGGGCATCAAGGCGCCCGAGTTCTCGGCCTGGCCCGAGGGCGTGCGCGAAGCCGCCACGAACCTCGCCGCAGAGATGTTCCTGGTGCGCTACAACCCCTTCATCGACCCCGAGCTGGTGCGCACGAGCGTCATGGACAGCCTGGCCAAGGCCCGGCCCACGCTCGGCGGCCACTTCGAGCGGGTGGACGAGGGGGTGCGCGCCTACTGGCGGGTCTTCGACGCGGACCAGTCCTTCAGGGAGAACGTGCTCCCCCGCCTGCGCGCCGCGCTCCCGGCCGAGACCGTGGTCACCGACCCGAGCAGCCTCATCGCCTGCGCCACGGACGCCACGGACCTGCGCATGGAGCTGCCCATGCTCATGCTCACCCCCGAGACCGTGGAGCAGGTGCAGACCATCGTCCGCCTGGCCTCGGAGACGGGGCTGGCGCTCATCCCGCGCGGCGGCGGCACCGGCGCCACGGGCGGCGCCATTCCGGCCGCGCCGCGCACGGCCATCCTCTCGCTCTCCAAGCTCAAGGCCATCCGCGACATCGACGAGGAGAACCAGACGCTCACCGCCGAGGCGGGCGTGATCACCCTCACGGCCATCAAGGCCGCCGAGGAGCGGGGGATGCTCTTCACCGTGGACCCGGCCTCCAAGGCGGGTTCGAGCATCGGCGGCAACATTTCCGAGAACTCGGGCGGTCCCTTCTGCTTCGAGTACGGCGTGACGCTCGACAACATCCTCTCCTACAGGATGGTCATGCCCGACGGCGAGCTCGTCACCGTCCGCCGCGTGAACCACCCGCGCCACAAGATCATGCCCGGCGAGACCGCGGTCTTCGAGATCGTGGACGAGTCCGGCGTGGTGAAGGAGTCCGTCTCGCTCGGCTGCGGCGACATCCGCGGCACCGGGCTCGGCAAGGACGTCTCCAACAAGTACCTGGGCGGGCTGCCCGGCGTGCAGAAGGAAGGCGTGGACGGCGTCATCGTGGAGGGCACCTTCACCCTGCACCCGCGCCCCTCGCTCTCGCGCACGCTGTGCCTGGAATTCTTCGGCCGCAGCATGCATCCGGCCATGGTGGTCATCAAGGACATCATCGCCCTGCGCGACCGCATCCGCGAGCAGGGCGACCTGGTCAAGATCTCGGCGCTCGAGGAGTTCGGCTCCAAGTACGTGCAGGCCATCAACTACGCCAAGAAGTCCTCGCAGTACGAGGGCGAGCCCATCTCCGTGCTGCTCGTGCAGCTCGACTCGGACGACCAGGCGGCGCTCGACGCCGCGGCCGAGGAGATCATGGAGATCGTCGGCCGCCAGGACGGCGCCGACGTCTTCGCCGCGCAGGGCGAGAAGGAGGCCGAGGTCTTCTGGGAGGACCGCCACAAGCTCTCGGCCATCGCCAGGCGCACCTCGGGCTTCAAGATCAACGAGGACATCGTCATCCCCACGGACGTGATCCCCGAATTCTCGGACTTCCTGGAAGGGCTCAACATCCATTACATGGGCGTGGCCTACAGGAAGGCGCTGAAGAAGGTCACGGACCTCGCTTCCGTCGACCCCTCGGACCCCTTCATCGAGCAGGAGTTCGGCTTCGTGAAGGACGTGCTGCGCGGCGCGGTGCCGCGCGAGGAGCTGTCCGACCAGGAGCTCGAGGTCCAGGCCACCTACTTCTTCCACGACCTGCGCAGCCGCTACGCGGGCGAGCGCGAGGCGCTGGAGCGCATCCTGGCCGAGATGCTGGCCACGCGCGTGGTCGCCGCCAACCACATGCACGCGGGCGACGGCAACTGCCACGTCAACTTCCCGGTCAACTCCAACGACCAGGAGATGCTGGCCCTGGTGCACGAGGCCGTGGACAAGGTCTTCGACAAGGTCATGGCGCTCGGCGGCGCGGTCTCGGGCGAGCACGGCATAGGCATCACAAAGATCGGCCACCTCGAGGACGAGAAGATCGCGGCGCTTCGCGCCTACAAGGCGCGTGTGGACCCGAGGGGCATCATCAACCCGGGCAAGCTCGTCAGCCGCGCGCTCACCGTGGAGCCCTACACCTTCTCCTTCAACCGGCTCATCCAGGACCTCTCCACCACGGCCCTGCCGGACAAGGAGCGGCTGATCACGCTGCTTTCCAACATCCAGACCTGCACGCGCTGCGGCAAGTGCAAGCAGGTCTGCGCCATGTACCATCCGCGCGCGGGCTTCATGTTCCACCCGCGCAACAAGAACATCTCGCTCGGCGCGCTCATAGAGGCGGTCTACTACTCCCTCCTGCACACCGGGAAGCCGGACAAGCGGCTCCTGGCGAGCCTTCGCCGCATCGTGGAGCACTGCACGGCCTGCGGCCGCTGCTTCGGCGTCTGTCCGGTGAAGATCGACTCCTCCCACGTGGCCCTGCACATGCGGGCCTTCCTGGAGGAGAAGCAGGCGGGCGGCCACCCCCTGAAGAGCCGCGTGCTGCACTTCCTGGCCGAGGAGCCGGAGAAGCGCGTGCCGCTGGCGGCCAAGGCCGCCTCGCTCGGCCAGAAGCTGAACAACATGGGCGTGGGGCTCATCCCCCTGCCCTGGCGCAAGCGCTTCCAGAGCCCCATGCTGCGCGGCCCGGGCCCGGTGCCCGGCTCGGCGAGCCTCTCCGAGGCCGTGCGCCTCGCCGACGCCTTCATCATCGCCCCGCAGGAGATCGAGGACGCGCGCGACGTGCCCGAGACCGCGCTCTACTTCCCGGGCTGCGGCGCGGGGCTCTTCTACCGCGAGATCGGCCTGGCCGTGATCTACCTCCTGCTGCGCCAGGGCGTGAGCGTCGTCCTTCCGGACCGCCACCTGTGCTGCGGCTACCCCCTCCTCTCCCAGGGGCTCGAGGAGGACTATCTCAACAACTACGGAAACAACGTGGCCCGGCTGCGCATGGTCCTCGAGAAGGCGGCGCGCAAGGGCTTCAAGCCCACCACCGTGCTCACCTCCTGCGGCACCTGCCGCGAGTCGCTCTCGCGCTGGGGCATCGAGGCCACCTTCGGCCCCAAGGCCAGGCACCTCGACGCCGTGCAGTTCCTCGCGGGACGCCTCAAGGGCCTCGTGGGCGCGCCGGAAAAGATCGTCTACCACGCGGCCTGCCACGCGGAATGGACCGGCCAGAACGCCTCCAAGGCGCCCGAGGCCTACCGCAAGGCCCTGGCCTCCCTGACCGGCTCGCAGGTCGCCCTGTCTCCCGGCTGCTGCGGCGAGTCGGGCCTCGGCGCCCTGACTTCGCCCGCCATCTACAACAAGCTGCGCAGCCGCAAGGAAGAGCAGCTGGACCAGGATCTGGCGCGCGCGGGCGACGAGGCGCCCCTCATCGTGGGCTGCCCCTCGTGCAAGATCGGCATCAAGCGCTGCCTCATCGAGATGGGCAGGACGCAGGCCGCGGGACGCGAGCGCGAGGTGCTGCACGCCGTGGAGCTCCTGGCCCGTCTGGCGGGCGGCCCGGCCTGGAAGGACGAGTTCCTGCGGGCCCTGGCCGCGAGCCCGGGCCACGACGGGTTGCGGCTCGTCCCGGGGCTGGCGCAGACCATCTGA